One Candidatus Ornithobacterium hominis genomic region harbors:
- a CDS encoding IS982 family transposase → MSNLEANYNFILNKLIEISGTENFYFKPVKPKLSDIELISLIILAEFKSIDSEYQLFREIKGWAIESKIERSVYNRRKRKLFPFLEEIRCKMVKKFNDFENYFLVDSMPLEVCKLSRSSRSKICKENSFSMPNKGFCASQNLHFYGYKLHAICSIAGVFQSFDLSPASVHDIHYLKDIKLQISDCVLLGDRGYLSQTVQLDLFNEVKIQLETPKRKNQKDYKPQFYPFRKCRKRIETLFSQLCDQFMIRRNYAKSFEGFKTRILTKITSLTTIQYLNKFVFHSNINNLKINLIR, encoded by the coding sequence ATGAGCAACCTAGAGGCAAATTACAATTTTATTTTGAATAAACTAATAGAAATTTCAGGAACTGAAAATTTCTATTTTAAACCAGTGAAACCAAAATTATCTGATATAGAGTTGATAAGCTTAATTATTTTAGCAGAATTTAAATCTATCGATTCTGAGTATCAACTTTTTAGAGAGATAAAAGGTTGGGCTATTGAATCTAAAATTGAAAGGAGTGTTTACAACAGAAGAAAACGAAAACTCTTCCCTTTTCTTGAAGAAATTAGGTGCAAAATGGTGAAAAAGTTCAATGATTTTGAAAACTATTTTTTGGTGGACAGCATGCCTTTAGAAGTGTGTAAATTATCCCGCTCTTCCAGAAGCAAAATCTGTAAAGAAAATAGCTTTTCAATGCCAAATAAAGGTTTTTGTGCTTCTCAAAATCTACACTTTTATGGTTACAAGCTACATGCGATCTGTTCTATTGCTGGTGTGTTCCAAAGTTTTGACTTATCTCCCGCCTCCGTTCACGACATTCATTATTTGAAAGACATAAAACTTCAAATTTCTGATTGCGTGTTACTTGGAGACAGGGGCTATCTTTCTCAAACGGTTCAGCTTGACTTGTTCAATGAGGTAAAAATCCAGTTAGAAACCCCTAAAAGAAAAAATCAAAAAGATTACAAACCTCAGTTCTATCCATTCAGAAAGTGTAGAAAACGTATAGAAACTTTATTCTCGCAGTTGTGTGACCAATTTATGATACGGCGTAATTATGCCAAATCTTTTGAAGGATTCAAAACAAGAATATTGACAAAAATTACCTCCTTGACTACTATTCAATATCTCAATAAATTTGTCTTTCATAGTAACATTAACAATTTAAAAATTAACCTCATTCGATAA
- a CDS encoding cation transporter, translated as MNKTIFNITKMDCPSEEQLIRMKLQNFDTVKSLEFDIPNRKLNVYHSGTPEPIFSALETLNLNTTLISTEETNAVVETDTSNSQRKLLWTVLIINFVFFGLELLFGIFSNSMGLVADSLDMLADSIVYALALFAVGGTIARKNNIAKFAGYFQILLAVIGFVEVIRRFIGIEAMPDFKTMIIVSVLALIANVLCLYLLQKNKSKEAHMQASMIFTSNDVIINSGVIVAGILVNWLNSSYPDLIIGAIVFVVVARGAYRILKLAK; from the coding sequence ATGAATAAAACCATATTTAATATAACAAAAATGGATTGCCCAAGTGAGGAGCAATTAATCCGTATGAAACTGCAAAACTTTGATACGGTAAAGTCATTGGAATTTGATATTCCCAATAGAAAACTAAATGTTTACCATAGTGGAACCCCAGAGCCGATTTTTTCAGCTTTGGAAACCTTGAACCTAAATACAACGCTGATTTCAACCGAAGAAACTAACGCAGTTGTTGAAACAGATACAAGCAATAGCCAACGGAAACTACTATGGACGGTATTGATTATCAATTTCGTTTTCTTTGGATTGGAACTGTTGTTCGGTATTTTTTCCAACTCAATGGGATTGGTAGCGGATAGCTTGGATATGCTTGCCGATAGCATCGTTTACGCATTGGCTTTGTTTGCTGTTGGGGGTACGATTGCAAGAAAAAACAATATCGCCAAATTTGCAGGTTACTTTCAAATCCTGTTAGCCGTTATCGGTTTTGTTGAAGTTATCAGACGTTTTATCGGAATAGAAGCGATGCCCGATTTCAAAACAATGATTATTGTTTCTGTTTTGGCATTGATAGCAAACGTACTTTGTCTTTACCTATTGCAAAAGAACAAGAGTAAAGAAGCCCATATGCAGGCTTCGATGATTTTCACGTCAAACGATGTTATAATCAATTCAGGGGTTATCGTTGCAGGAATTTTGGTCAATTGGTTAAACTCGAGCTATCCCGATTTGATTATCGGAGCTATTGTATTTGTAGTTGTGGCAAGAGGGGCATATAGAATATTGAAATTGGCAAAGTAG
- a CDS encoding RteC domain-containing protein, whose translation MYALHAAKAISGGQISLNKIAVTFQALFKIELQDIHHTFHRMKSRSSSRTLFLNQLVNSLETYMDKNI comes from the coding sequence ATCTATGCACTACATGCTGCAAAAGCCATATCAGGTGGGCAAATTAGTCTGAATAAAATCGCCGTAACTTTTCAGGCTTTATTTAAGATTGAATTACAAGATATTCATCATACTTTCCACCGTATGAAAAGTCGTTCAAGTTCAAGAACCTTATTTTTGAATCAATTAGTCAATTCCTTAGAAACTTATATGGATAAGAATATCTAA